The stretch of DNA CATTCGAGACCTACATCGTCGGGCCCAACAACCGCCTCGCGCACGCGGCGGCCGTCGCCGTCTCCCAGCAGCCCGGCGTCGCCTACAACCCCTTCTTCATTCACAGCGGCGTGGGTCTGGGCAAGACGCACCTGCTCCAGGCCATCTGCCAGGCAATCCTCTCAAACAAACCCGACTGCCGCATCTACTACGTTTCCTGCGAAGGGTTTGTGAGCCAGTTCATGGAAGCGGTGCAGGCTGGCGAGATGCTCCAGTTCCGCCACAAGTTCCGCGACATCGACGTGCTCGTGGTCGATGACATTCACTTCCTCGCCGCGCACGAGCGCACGCAGGAAGAGTTCTTCCACACGTTTAACAGTCTCTGGCAGAGCCGCAAGCAGATCGTGCTCAGTTCCGATGCGGCGCCCAACGAAATTCCGAAATTGGAAGACCGCCTGCTCAGCCGGTTCAAGTCCGGCCTGGTCGCGCGCATGGACAAGCCCTGCTACGAGACGCGGCTGGCCATCCTGCGCATCAAGTCGCGGCTGCGCGGGCTCGTTCTACCAGATGATGTGCTCTGCTTCGTCGCGCACCACACGGACTCGAACATCCGCGTACTCGAGGGCGCGCTGACGCAGTTGCAGGCCACCGCCATGGCGATGAACCGCGAGATCGATCTCGAGCTGGCGCGCGAAGCGCTCGGCGACGCCCCCTCGCCGCTCACGCCCATTGTCAGCATCCAGGCGATCATCGCCGCGATCGCGCGACACTTTGAAGTCAAGCAGACGGACCTCTTCTCCAAGAGGCGCCACAAGTCGATCGCCCTGCCGCGACAGGTCGGCATGTACCTGGCCCGCTGCCACACCAGCCACAGCCTGCAGGAGATCGGTGGCTTCTTCGGCGGTCGCGACCACACCACCGTGATGCACGCGGTCGAGAAGATCAGCCGGATGCGCTCGACCGATCCTGCCATGGATCGCCGCCTCGACATGATCGAGCGCGACCTGGCCATCCGCTTGTCTTGAGCACCGTCATCCTGGCCGGGCCTTCAGCGCCACGTCGCCCATGATGAACCGCCCGCCATGTCGCGCATGCGATCCGGCAGGCGGATCCACTGAGCCAGCAGAATGGCGCTGCCCACCAGCGCGATGAGCAGATACGGCGGCCCGCCGAGCAGCGCCGCCACCGCGGCCAGGAGCGTCGGCGCCTGGATCAGTGCCGCAAAGGTGAGTACGGCGCCAGACACCTGCGATGTGACGACGACTTCGCCACGGCGAGCCTTCGCGTCAACGCGTCGCACGATGACCAGGCCGATGACGAGATTCAGAACCATCACAAGCACCGAGATCGCGCCGAGAAACACAGGGAGCGACTGGTTCGCGCCCATCAGCGGGCCGCGGCTGGCGCTCAGTCCCAGCACGATCGCGGCGAAGGTGAGCGCTCCAAGCGCCATGGCCCCGACAACCAGCCGCGCCTGCCGGATCGCCGCCTCGATCTGCCCGGTCCTGCTATCCGCCGCATCTTCAGTTATTTGCGTCTGTCCCGCCATGGTT from Phycisphaerales bacterium encodes:
- the dnaA gene encoding chromosomal replication initiator protein DnaA, which produces MNTSPDPMIRDEILAHLKRHHPDRCRQWFEEIEIVDLAAGVLTLSAVQPVQLRYLQRECVEIFREAAQSVTGRLLSVVFISSDEADQMTPASAGGVATLSVRAPVVVASASAPAARTAITAVNGRGNGHSRHPVAAAAAFEDEPARTPGATVWGTLYDEMVINPDYSFETYIVGPNNRLAHAAAVAVSQQPGVAYNPFFIHSGVGLGKTHLLQAICQAILSNKPDCRIYYVSCEGFVSQFMEAVQAGEMLQFRHKFRDIDVLVVDDIHFLAAHERTQEEFFHTFNSLWQSRKQIVLSSDAAPNEIPKLEDRLLSRFKSGLVARMDKPCYETRLAILRIKSRLRGLVLPDDVLCFVAHHTDSNIRVLEGALTQLQATAMAMNREIDLELAREALGDAPSPLTPIVSIQAIIAAIARHFEVKQTDLFSKRRHKSIALPRQVGMYLARCHTSHSLQEIGGFFGGRDHTTVMHAVEKISRMRSTDPAMDRRLDMIERDLAIRLS